The genomic DNA TTGGATTATGAAGCTGGTAGATATCAATATAATCGGTTCTCAGCCTTTTAAGGCTCTTTTCAATAGCAAATCGAATGTAATCTCTTCTAAAGTTAACACTCGCCCCAACATTATAAAAATCACCACCTACCTTTGTTGCGATGATATATTTTTCTCTTTTTCCTTCGAAGGCTTCTCCCAGAAGTTTTTCACTGTGACCATGGCCGTAAACATCAGCCGTATCAAAAAAGTTACATCCCATATCTATCGCCTTTTTTATTGCCTTTAAGGAATCCTTATCGTTTGTTGGACCGTAGCTATTTCCATGCCTGTTCCCACCAATGGCCCACGCTCCAAAGCCTATTTCTGAAACCTCCAATTCAGTCTTCCCAAATCTTCTGTATTTCATGACCTTTCTCCTGAAAATTTATTTCTTAAAAACTTTTATAGATTATATTAACTTTTTTTCTCTAAATGCAAATTTTAATTTAAAACTTGAATTTTATATGTGTAGATTTAATATTATTAAAATAAAGATATGAAAATATTTTAAAGGAGGAATAATCATGACAAAAACTTTTCCTTATAAGAGATTCATGATAAAAGAGGGCTTAAAGCCAGAATCTGACAAGTTTCAATATTTCTTTAGTGTTTCTGAAGGTGGTGAAAAGAAAGCACATTATTGTATATGGGTTGACGATGAGGTTTTAGCCAAAACAAAGGAGTTTCAGAAGGCTTGCAGAGGAGTGCTTGAAGAAGAATTTATAAATCCTCATAAGAGTGAGTGGATAAAATGGGTTGAAGAAAAGCTGGACAGGAGAGATTTTAGAAATATGGTTTTAAAAATAGAAAAAGGCGACACTAAAGAGATCGATATGAGTGAGTTGAAGGAAAAGCTGGAATTTGAATGAACCATTCTCATTATGTAATGTATTGTTAAATCATTGAAAATAATCTTCTCGGATAACCTTAAGATCTATTATTCAAATCTTAGAGCTTGTATAGGGTCAGTATCAACAGCCTTTTTTGCTGGATAAACGCCGAATAAAAGCCCTATGAAGGTAGATATAACCAATGCGATAATGCTTATAAACCAAGGAATGACAAGAGTCCATTCTGTTGTTTTTGTGATGATAAAGGATACAAGAATTCCGATGATAATGCCGACGATTCCCCCGCCGAGGCTCAAAGTAATCGATTCTGTCAAAAACTGATAAAGAATATCTTTTACTGTTGCGCCAACAGCTCTTCTTACCCCGATTTCCCTGGTTCTCTCTTTGACAGAAACAAGCATCACGGCCATAATCCCGATTCCTCCGACAAGGAGGGATATGGCTGCCACGCTGGCTATGAGAAAGGTGAAGGTCGTGGACGTCTCTTTCTTTGTCTCCAGAAGCTCCATCTGCGTGAGGATGGTAAAATCATCATCAATGTCTTCGACCAGCTTGTGCTTTTCCCGAAGAAGATTTTTTACCTGCAGAAGGCAGCTTTCAATCTCTTTCTCATCTCTTGCCTGAAGATAGATGGTGCTGAGATAGTCCACGTTAAAGACCCGTCTCATGGCCGTGGTAAGGGGAATGACGATTCTGTCGTCTTCGTCCTGTCCGAGAGCATCTATCCCCTTAGGCTCAAGAACCCCTATTACCGAAAATGGAATCTTGTTGATTCTGATAATCCGGCCAAGAGGAGATTTGTTTTCAAAAAGGTTTATTTCCACACTTTTTCCGAGCACGGCAACCCTTTTAGAAACTCTCACATCTTCTTCAGTAAAAAGCCTCCCGCTTTGAAGCTCAAAATTTTTAATCGAAAAGAAATCAGGAACCGTGCCCATGACTATTGTTTTTGTTGTCAGGTTTTCGTATTTGACAGAAGTAGTCTTTTCCACGGTCGGGGCGGATTTCGCAACGGATGATATTTTTTCTTCGATGGCTCTTGCGTCCTTCAGCTTCAGCGTCGAGACCTGACCGAGCGTCCTCGGCCTTCCGTGATGCATGACGACTTCTCCCGCACAGACCGATATGAGATTTTCCCCCATCCCTTCTATCTGTTCAATAACCTTCTTTTTCGCCCCCTCGCCGATGGCAACCATAATCATGACAGAAGAGATGCCGATAATAATCCCAAGCAGTGCAAGAAAAGACCTGAGCTTATGAGAAACCAGAGATTTTAAGGCGATGGACATGGGCGTGTTTTTTTTCATTATATTTTTTTTCTATTTAAAAGCCTCCACAGGGTTGAGCTGGGTCGCCTTTCTTGCGGGCTGCATTCCGAAAAGAACCCCCACAAGAAAAGAAAAAGCAAAGCCGAGAACAAAGGGCTGCCAGGATATGGCTGTAGAGATTGATGTCATAAGGGGCAGAAACTTTGCGATAACAAGCCCTAAAGCAATTCCGATAATTCCGCCGAAAAGGGCAACGAGAACAGCCTCCATGAGAAACTGTAAAAGAATAGCCCTTCGTGTTGCCCCGAGCGAACGCTTGATACCGATTTCCCTTATCCTTTCATTGACAGAAACCAGCATAATGTTCATGATAACGATCCCGCTCACCAGAAGGGAGATGGTCGATATCAAGACCAGCATCTGGTTCAGCGTTCTTGAGGACTCGGTTATCCGTTTCAGGAGACCCTCGGCTGTGATAACCCTGAAATCGTCCTCGACAGACGGTGGAAGACGGTGGTTTTTCCGGAGGATTTCTCTCGCCCTTTCTGCGGTAATGTTGACTTTTGAGGGGTCGTTTACAAGTACCCTGATACTGTTCAGATAGTTCCGATTGAAGATTCGCTGGGCTGATGTGGTTATAGGAATTACCAATCTATCATCCGCATCATGACCGCCTCCGGTAGTCCCTTTTCTCTCAAGGATTCCTATGACCTCGAAAAAGACATTTTTGATTCTGATATATTTACCGATAGGGGTTTCGTTTCCAAAGAACTCTCTGACAATGGTGTTTCCAATGACAGCGACTCTTTTTACGCCGGTGACATCCTGATCCTCTATAAATCTCCCCTCTTTCATATCCCATTTCCTGACGACCTGCCAGAGAGGGGTGCTCCCTTCAACCCTTGTGGTCTTGTTCTTGTTTTTATAGGCAACCCTTATATCTCTCTCTCTTTGATAGACACCAACCACTTTGGCGTTTGGAAGCTGCCTTATATCTTCCGCATCTTTCAAAGAAAGGGTTGTGGCTTTTGTCCTTCGGCTAGAAAAGATCTTACCACCTCCGGATGCCATAAGAAATGCATCGGAACCGAATCCGTAGCTATTCATCCTGTCTATAACCTTTACCTTTGCTCCCTGTCCTATGGATACGATGACCGTGAGGGCGGCGATGCCGATAACGATTCCGAGCATCATGAGGGAGGTGTTGAGTTTGCTATGGTTGAGGCCCTTTAACGATTCTTTAAACAGCCTTAAGACCTTCATCGCTTTTCTTCCTGCTTTTGAGCTCGTTGAGGCTAGAGAGAGCGTCTTTCGGGTTTTTAAGCTCTTCCTCTCTTTCTATCCTCCCGTCCTTCATCTGAATGATCCGGTTTGCATGGGTAGCGACTTCTCTGTCATGGGTGATGCAAACGATAGTCTTTCCTTCCCGGTGAAGTCTCTGGAATATGGAGAGGATTTCCAGGCCGGAGTGGGTGTCGAGATTCCCTGTCGGTTCGTCCGCGAGGATAATACGAGGGTCGTTTATCAATGCCCTGGCAATGGCGACTCTTTGCTGCTGGCCTCCTGAAAGCTCATTCGGTTTGTAATAAATCCTGTCTCCAAGGCCGAGAAAGGTTAAAATCTCTTTTGCCTTCTCCCCAGCATTAGTGGGGTATTCCTGGCTGTAGATTAGGGGGAGAAGGATGTTATCAATTGCTGATGTTCTGGGAAGGAGATTATAGGACTGAAACACAAAACCGATTTTCTTGTTTCTTATTCGCGAAAGCTCCCAGTCGCTCAGTTTCTCAACCTCTTCACCTTCAAAGAAATAGCGGCCGCTTGTCGGTCTGTCTAGGCAGCCGACGATATACATAAGAGTGCTTTTCCCCGCGCCCGAGGGAGCCATGATGGCGGTGAACTCCCCCTTTTTAATAAAAAGGTCGATGCCATGAAGAACAGGGGTTTCCAGCTTTCCGTTTTTAAATACCTTGGTTATCCCCTCAAGCCTTATCATCTCTTGATTCTCCTCAGGTTCTTTTCTGCCTCAGACAGGGGATAAAAAACAGCGACCTCTTCCCCCTTTTTAAGCCCATCGATAATCTCTACAAAACCCCTTTCCCTCCATCCTGTTTTTATAGTCCTTTCTATTAGTTTCCCACGATTGAAGACATAAACGATTTTTCTTCCTTTTATATTTTTTATCGCCTCAGTGGGAATAGCCAATGCATTCTCTTTTGTTCCAATAATGATATTGACATTTGCAGTCATCTCAGGCCGGAGAAGATCGATAAAATCATCCTTTATCGTAATGATGACCTCGTAGTTAACCACATTTTCCTGTATTATGGCCTTTGGATAGATGGCCACCACCCCTCCTCTAAATGGCCTTTTTGGAAAACTATCTACAGTGAAGGTTGCCTGCTGTCTCATCTGAATTTTCCCTATATCTGTTTCGTCAACAAATGCATTAACCTGAAGTTGAGAAAGGTCAATAATGTTTACAAAGGTAGGGGCATTGAAACCGGCAGCTACGGTCTCTCCTTCCTGGGTAGATATGGATGCTATGGAACCGGCTATGGGGGCCCTTATCCTCGCATAGGAAAGTTCTGTTTCTAATTCCATAAGACTTGCTTTTGCCTGTTTTACCCTTGCCTTTGCCAGAGCCAAGTCCTGAAGATATTTTGTTTGAAGGTAGATAAGGTTTTGTTTTAATGCTCTATGCCCAGCCTTTAAGACATCGAGCTCTTTTTTTGCCTGATCAAGTTTTTCCTGAGGAGAAACGCCTTTACTAACAAGGGATTGTTGCCTTTTATAGTTTATCTCTGCAAGATTAAGCTCAGCAACTTTTTCATCTATTTCAGCCCTGGCCTTTTCTATCTCTTTAGGGGTCTGTTCTCTTATGGCGGTCTCTTTTGCTTCTTCTGCAAGCAGATTTGCTTTTGCCCCTTCAACCTTGGCGAGGAGGTCATTATGTTCTATGGTGGCTATCAGATCACCCTTTTTGACCTTGTCTCCAATCTTAACCATAAGTCTTTCTACAAGCCCGGAAATTCTGGAACCTACCTTCACCTCTGCTCCTATCACTGGCTTTACTGTTCCGGTAGCAAGTATGGTATGATTGACGGTCCTAAGTACCACCTTCTCTAATTTAAAATCTTTATCCTTTCCCTTGCTTTCTTTTGTGAATCTTAATCCTAAAAAGACTCCTATGAGGAGAATGATGATACTGGTAGCTATAATTAAATTTTTTCTGTTTTTCACTTAATCCCTATTTGTTAATTAGCCTTATAGAAGCAATAATTACTTATATGGTAGAACAGTTTTATTATTCTGTCAATTGAGAATTTTTTTAATCAAATTTTTTGTAAAAAATGTATGGTTATTCAGAATTATTATCGTAACAAATGTGCCAAAATATAAGTTAATTATTTTATTTCGGTTTAGAACTCATGGTTTTTTAAACCTAACCGTATAATTCCAGAAATTCCCAAGTGCTTCATCTAAAACAAAACCTGCTTCTTCGCCTATTCTGATTGTAGTAGATTTTAAAGGATAATCGGGATCGGGAAAAAACTCTGTTACAGCAAGGATTCCGCTTGGCTTCAATACTCTTTTTACTTCTCTCAAAGCCTTTTTCTTGTCAGGGATTTCTTGAAGAACGGTAATCATATATACAAGGTCAAGAGAGTTGTCACTAAAGGGCAATTCATAGGCGTTTTTGTTTATGAGTTCGATGTTTTTGATATCTTTGTTTCCCACTTTATTGAGTTTATTTTCAAGCTGCTTTAGCATTTCTGGTTGAATATCAAGGGCATACACTTTTCCTTTTTTTTCAACTGCGCTTGCAACGAAAGTTGTAAAAGCTCCACTCCCGCATCCCACTTCTAAAACATGCATATCTTCCTTTATGCCGCTTCTTTGTATCAACTTATCAGGGGGTTGTAATTTCCTTCTAAAATTGCTGTCCAGAATAGACCCGATAAACGCAGGGGCAGGAAAATGATAAATCTTTCGAATGATTCTGAGAACAACCTGGTATAAAAAAATCAGCCCTAAAATTCCTATTAACAGAATTTTAATTACCACGATCTTCTCCTTTTTTTGTATTAGATATTTTAACAGAGTATTTTCCATAAATAAAAAATTTTAATACCCTTTTAAGATTTTTTCAGGTCTTTGGAGAGAGATAAAAAAGAAAGCTATAATTACTAAAGTTCATATAAAAACATGTCGATAAATATATAACGATAATCTTCAAATTTTTAGGGTATTTTACAAATGGAAATAATAGGACAGAAAGAGAGACGTCGAGCACCGAGAACAGCTCTCCATACCGCTGTTATGGATGTATATCCTATAAATATACAGCACCAAAGAGAACTGAGAGGAAAAATCTATGATGTTTCTACTTTAGGAGCAAAATTTGTCTCTAACAAACCTTATGCTATAGACTCAAAAATCTATGTTGGTCTTTTGTTGCCGAATTGTAATTCTCTGATAAATATCTCTGGAAAGGTTGTGCGGTGCGAAGAAGAAAGTAGTGAAGAGTACCACATTGCTGTAGAATTTGATGAAGATAAATACCAGCAATCTTTATTAGAAGAATACATAAGAATTATGAAATTATGGGATGAGCAGTGGGGTAAATAAAAAACATGAGTAGTATCAAAAGTCCTTCCATGCATCTCTCTTCATCATCATACCCAGTAAAGCTTTAATGAACAGGTTTTATTCCCAATTCTTTCATCTTTTTCTTGCTGGGAATCCCTTCTCTTGTCCATTCTCTTAGCTGATAATATTCATCCAGCATCTTTTTGAAGTCAGCAGGTGATATAGGTGGGATATTCTCCCTTCTCGGCACTTTGAAGAACCTTATGGGAAGCCAATCATCTCTTTTCCTCGCCCCTAATCTATGGTTTATCATTCGCTTGAGATTGAATATTCGCTCCCCTAATCTTAGCAGCCTCTTGTTAGAAAACCTCCAGCCTGTTATATCTTTAAGCCATGTATTTAACAGTGTGGGGCCAAGTCTGCTCCTGACAAAAAACTTACAGATCCCAAGGGCATTATACAGTGTTAAAAGATTATGCATCTTGAAATTATTCAATGCCTTATTTTGAGTGGATAAACCATCAGAAGGTATTCCATGGAAACCTATGTCAGGAATTGAGAGCCCCAGGTCTACAGAAAAGGACATTCCCTCCATGTGGTCAGCTCCTCGTGGAGCCACAGCATAATTCAGGCCCATGGATATGAAAGGCCTGGGATCGTGCATAGGCACCTCAAGACCCTTTACGTGCACAGCAAGGTTATGAAACTTCTTCCCCAGTCTTTTTGCTGCATCAACGACACCATCAGCCAGTATCCTTCCCATCCCCTCTCTTTTGCCCATTTTATGGATCAACTTCAGGATGATGTCCGGATCACCCCATCTCAGTTCCAGCCCATCCGTCTCCCTTTTTGTAATGAAACTTTTCTCATATCCCTCTATCAGCATGGCAATTGTAACTCCTGCAGATATGGTATCCAAGCCGTATCTGTTACACAAACTATTCGCGTATAGGATGCTTTCTATATCATCGTTCATGCATAAGGCTCCAAGAGCTGCTAGTGTTTCGTATTCAGGGGCGTGGCCTGATAAGGAGCCATATCTGCTATCCTTTATATCAATAAGATTTGTGCAATAAACAGGACAGCTGAGGCAGGCTTGGTCTCTTACATCATATGCAGAGTGGATAGCCCTCCCATCAATCTTATTTGCCCCTTCTCTCCACTCTCCTGGCAGAAAACTCTTTATTGGCGTATCTCCAATATATTCTAGATTTGCAACACTTCCAGAAGTTCCATATTTCTTAAATTCCCCAAACAGTTCTAATCTTTCTGAATAAAATCTTAAGATATCCTCTCTAAGAGCATCACTGTTATAAACTTTGATACCTCTTGTTCCTTTTATAGCAATCCCTTTAAGATTCTTTGAGCCCATTACTGAGCCAGTCCCGCTCCTTCCCGCAGCTCTTCCAAGAAAACCCTCAAAGATGATATTGGCAATCTTACTCATCTTTTCACCAGCAATACCAATGCAGCCAACCTTTGCATCATCATCTGTTTCTTGTCTTATCAGTTCATCTGCCTCAATCGTATCACGACCCCATATATGTTCAGCAGGACAAATCTCTACCTCATCATTTTCTATCCATAAATAGACAGGTTTTTCTGCCCTCCCTGTTATAAAGATTCCATCATAGCCAGCATACTTTATCTCTCCCCCAAAATATCCTCCTAAAGTAGCTTCGGTCCAAAGACCTGTCTGGGGAGATATGGTACAGATGGATGTCCGGTTTGCTCCTGGAACGGGTGTTCCTGTAAAGAGACCGGGAAGGAGCATTAGAGGGTTTGACGGCTTAAATGGGTCTCTGCTTAATTTTTTTATCTCATAAATGAGCTTTGCACCTATTCCGCTTCCCCCAAGATAATCTTTATAGTCTTCATCTTTAAGATCGATTAGACGATTTTTCCTTCTTGATAGATCAATAAAGAGAATCCTTCCAAAAAATCCTTTGTTCATCAAATTTTTCCTTTTTTAAGATCAGGATTGAACTTTCTAAGATAATAGAGGGTGCATTAGTCTATCAATTGTAATAGGAAAAATAAAGATTTTTTATGATGTTAGTCTTGTTTTTTCCCATAAGACTGATATGATAAAATAACAAATAAATCAAAGATAACTTGGATTTTTTCTTGTTCAGTGATTTCAGTTAAGGTGTTTTTTCTATGAAAAGAATGAGGATTCTCATGTACAATCAAGTAGACCACTACCCCATAGAAGCCATGGAGGACGGCCTTCATCCAGAAAGCCAGATAGAGCAGCTGGATTACTTAATGAAACACGGCTTCCACATTGTTAGTCTCGATCAAGCCCTATCTTATATGGAAGGCAAAGAAAAGCTTCCCGAAAATTCTCTTGCCATTACAATTGACGGTGGCTATGCTGACGCTTATTCCCAAGTTTTGCCAATACTTGAAAGATATAGCATCAAAGCAGCATTCTTTATTGCTCCTGGACTTATCAACGGCAGTCGAGTAATTAAAGGCCATTCCTTACCCTGTATGAGCTGGGGTCAGGTCAGAAGCCTTGTGGATAAGGGAATGACCATTGGCCATTATGGCTGCAATGGGCGTGCATTTCAGAAAGTGCCGAGAGAGATTGTTGAAGAGGACATTGTTCATTCGAAACCTCTCTTTGAAAAATATTTGAATATTCAGCCGACTTACTATGCGGTGTTCGAAGGGACGCCTGAACCTAAAACCGTTGAGTTATTAAAGGAGCATGGCTACAAGGCAATGTTGACAAAATCCCCTACCAAACAGCGTCTTAGCCTCTATTCGATTAGCCGCATTCAAGTTGACGATGATGATCTCAATATCTTTTTGGTCAAGATTTCCAAAACCTTTCTTCGATTTAAAGATTCCCGTTATTGGAAATGCATCAGGAAGTATCGTTTAGATATGGCTTTTCACCATCTATCTAAATTTTATAATAAATTTAAAAGCGGGCGGGTTTCCTCTGAGACATCTTAAAAAGAAGAGGCAAGGAAAAGCTAATGAAACCTGATTTTAACAAATTGATGGATTTAAGCCATAAATTCCAAATATCAAAAATATTTTTCGTGGCATGTGAACTGGATATCTTCAGTCATCTTTCAGCAAAATCAAAAAATATATCTGAATTGTCTAAAGTGCTTTCGATAAATGCCGGGTCATTAGAGATATTCCTCAATGGATTGGTCGCAATAGGAGTTCTGAGAAAAGAAAAAGATTTATATTCTAATTCTCCTGAGGCAGAAGAATATCTTGTTAAAGAAAAACCTAATTACAGAGGGGCTATCTTTAAACATATCCATCACGGCTGGGAAGAATGGTCTGATCTTCAAAAAACCTTAATATCAGGAAAAAACATTGGAGGCGTCCAGGATTTTTGGTTGAAAGAAAACAGAGAAAGGGTCAATGCCTTTATATGGGGCATGGATAATCTTGCCAGGGATTTAGCCCCTGTGGTATTAACCTATCTGAATCTTGATGGCAAAAGGAATATGTTGGATTTAGGAGGGGGACCAGGAACTTATTCCATTACTTTTTTAAAAAGTTATAAGGACTTGAACAGCACCATCTTTGATTTACCTCTAACACAAGAAATCGCAAAAGAAAATATCAAAAAGAATAAGATGCAAAAGAGAATATCTTTAAGGTCAGGAGATTTTCTAAAAGACGATATAGGTGGGTGCTATGATTTTATCTGGATGTCACATATCCTCCATAGTAACTCAGAAGAAGATTGCGAATTTCTTATAAAAAAGGTTTACACTTCTCTGGGTCCTTCAGGGATGGTTGGAATTCATGATTTTGTTCTCAATAAAGATAAAGTTTCCCCACCTTTTGCTGCCATTTTTGGGGTTCATATGCTTGCCGTTACAGAAAAAGGAAGGACTTATACATATGAAGAGATATCAAGGTGGCTTAAAAATGCTGGTTTTAAAGACATAGAGGTTATGGATGTTTCAGAGGTTACAAAACTGATAAGGGCAGAAAAATCATAAAGTTTTCAAGGTTTTGAGAATATAAACTTTTTTTATTTTTAAAATAACTCATTTAGAGAAAAAATTCTGGGCAATGATTCCTGCAAGAGGAGGCAATAAAAGGGTAGAGGCTATTCTAATCAAAGCAAATCTGAGGCCGATAAATGTAATCTCATACGGCAGTCTTGTAAGAGACCACAAACTCCATGCTGTTACAAATGCCACTATCGTTCCTGTTCCTGCTCCTGATTTATATATTGATGCTGCAATAGGAAAACACACAAAAGGCCCTCCAGGGGTTAATGCTCCGGCTATAGACCCAAGAAAGACACCCTTTAAGCCTGATTCTTTACCCAACCATTTTATGATAAATTCCTGGGGAATAAGGACCTGGATCATCCCTACGATAATAAAGGCAACAATAAGGATAGGGAATATTCTTAAAAAGTAATCAAACCCACTCTTAACACCTTTTAGCGGAAGGGAAGGATCCTGATAGTATCCTAAGATTAATAAAAGAATAGCAATAAGAGACATGGTTAAAAATGCAAGCTTCATTCTTTTCTCCTTCAGATTTATTCTTTGCTTTTTTTTAATTTTATTCTAAACCAAAAATTTAAAGCATTATACTTATATCTCTTGTATAAAGAAATCACTTTTTATGGAGGTATAAAAATGAGCCCTTATAAGATATTGAAGGATGATCTTGGAAATGAATTTATGTTTGTCTCAGAGAAAGGCTTTTCTCTATTAAAAAATCCTATCCTTAACAAAGGAAGCGCCTTTTCTAAAGATGAAAGAGAGAAATTTGAACTATCAGGTTTTCTTCCTCCATATATTTCAAACATGGAGGAGCAACTGCTGAGGGTAAAGGAGAATTACAAAAGGAACAAGAGCTCTATAGAAAAATATATATATCTAAGGTCACTGCAGGATCGAAATGAAACCTTATTTTATGCCTTTCTCACAAAGAACCTAGAGAGGCTTATTCCCATCATCTATACCCCAACTGTAGGAGATGCTTGCAGGCAGTATAGCCACATATTCCGAAGAGAAAGGGGGTTATGTATTACACCCAATAACATCCAATATATCGACACGATGTTTAAAAACATCCCTCATAAAGATATTAGAATCATTGTCGCCACAGATAATGAGGGAATTCTTGGATTAGGTGATTTGGGGCTGGGAGGAATGGGTATTCCCATTGGCAAATTGTCCCTTTATATCTCTGGTGCAGGCATTCATCCATCAAATTGTCTCCCTGTTACCTTAGATGTTGGCACCAATAACAAAGAACTCTTAAATGACCCCTTGTATCTTGGATTAAGACAGGAGAGGCTGAGAGGAAACAAGTATTTTCAATTTATGGACCAATTTGTAGAAGGGGTAAAGAGAAACTCTCCTCATGCTATGATCCAGTGGGAAGATTTGAGCAGACAGAATGCCTTTACAATCCTAAAACGGTTTAGAAAGAAAATTGTCTCATTTAATGATGATATCCAAGGAACAGGAGCCGTCACCCTTGGCGGTACTCTGGCAGCACTGAAAATAAAAGGAGAAAAACTAAAAGACCAAGTTTTTGTTCTCTATGGTGCAGGGGCAGGGGGAATAGGGATTGCGAATCAGATATTGAATTCAATGATTAAAGAGGGGCTTTCAGAAAAAGAGGCTTTGAGTCGGATTTATGCTTTGGATTCCCGCGGTTTGATAATGAAAGGCAGGAAAGGATTGGATGATTATAAAAAAACCTTTGCAAAAAATAGAAGTGAAATACAGAATTGGAAGATAAAAAATCCATCCATGATTACCCTCAAAGATGTTGTTAAAAATGCAAAAGCAACAGTTCTCTATGGCACCTCTGGCCATCTAAGGTCCTTTACAGAAGAGGTTGTAAAGACCATGTCCAAAAATAGTAAAAGGCCCATCATCTTTGCCCTTTCTAATCCCACTCCAAAAACAGAGGCAGCCCCAGATGATATCTATAAATGGAGTGATGGGAGGGCTATCGTTGCAACAGGGAGTCCTTTCCCAGATGTCAAATATAAATCTAAGCTTTTTAGGATAGCGCAGGGAAACAATGCCTTTGTTTTCCCTGGAATAGGTCTAGGAACCATTATATCAGGAGTAAAGGAGGTCAGCGATGATATGATAACTTCTGCTGCCTATGCTCTGCCCGATCAGGTATCAAAGAGTGATTTAAGAGATGGATGTGTATACCCTCCAACTAAAAAGCTAAGAGAGATTTCAAAATCTGTTGCCTTTCACGTAGCCAGAGAAGCTGTTAGAGAAGGAATAGCCCCAGATACTTCTGATAAAGAGATTATGCGAAAAATAGAAAGTGGGATGTGGATTCCTAAGTATCTCCCCTATAGGGATAAAAAGGCCTAATTATATTTTTTAGCTCATCAACCCTGTTTTGGGCCAAACCATCGTATGTAACAAGGACTCTTAAATATTTACGACTGCCTTATTTCGGGCCGCCAAAACGAAATTCTATGCCACCATATATATTATGGATTTTAAAATCCTCAAACTCTATTTGTTGCTCATGAAATTCTGAA from Nitrospinota bacterium includes the following:
- a CDS encoding methyltransferase, which codes for MKPDFNKLMDLSHKFQISKIFFVACELDIFSHLSAKSKNISELSKVLSINAGSLEIFLNGLVAIGVLRKEKDLYSNSPEAEEYLVKEKPNYRGAIFKHIHHGWEEWSDLQKTLISGKNIGGVQDFWLKENRERVNAFIWGMDNLARDLAPVVLTYLNLDGKRNMLDLGGGPGTYSITFLKSYKDLNSTIFDLPLTQEIAKENIKKNKMQKRISLRSGDFLKDDIGGCYDFIWMSHILHSNSEEDCEFLIKKVYTSLGPSGMVGIHDFVLNKDKVSPPFAAIFGVHMLAVTEKGRTYTYEEISRWLKNAGFKDIEVMDVSEVTKLIRAEKS
- a CDS encoding polysaccharide deacetylase family protein, whose protein sequence is MKRMRILMYNQVDHYPIEAMEDGLHPESQIEQLDYLMKHGFHIVSLDQALSYMEGKEKLPENSLAITIDGGYADAYSQVLPILERYSIKAAFFIAPGLINGSRVIKGHSLPCMSWGQVRSLVDKGMTIGHYGCNGRAFQKVPREIVEEDIVHSKPLFEKYLNIQPTYYAVFEGTPEPKTVELLKEHGYKAMLTKSPTKQRLSLYSISRIQVDDDDLNIFLVKISKTFLRFKDSRYWKCIRKYRLDMAFHHLSKFYNKFKSGRVSSETS
- a CDS encoding NAD-dependent malic enzyme — encoded protein: MSPYKILKDDLGNEFMFVSEKGFSLLKNPILNKGSAFSKDEREKFELSGFLPPYISNMEEQLLRVKENYKRNKSSIEKYIYLRSLQDRNETLFYAFLTKNLERLIPIIYTPTVGDACRQYSHIFRRERGLCITPNNIQYIDTMFKNIPHKDIRIIVATDNEGILGLGDLGLGGMGIPIGKLSLYISGAGIHPSNCLPVTLDVGTNNKELLNDPLYLGLRQERLRGNKYFQFMDQFVEGVKRNSPHAMIQWEDLSRQNAFTILKRFRKKIVSFNDDIQGTGAVTLGGTLAALKIKGEKLKDQVFVLYGAGAGGIGIANQILNSMIKEGLSEKEALSRIYALDSRGLIMKGRKGLDDYKKTFAKNRSEIQNWKIKNPSMITLKDVVKNAKATVLYGTSGHLRSFTEEVVKTMSKNSKRPIIFALSNPTPKTEAAPDDIYKWSDGRAIVATGSPFPDVKYKSKLFRIAQGNNAFVFPGIGLGTIISGVKEVSDDMITSAAYALPDQVSKSDLRDGCVYPPTKKLREISKSVAFHVAREAVREGIAPDTSDKEIMRKIESGMWIPKYLPYRDKKA
- a CDS encoding permease yields the protein MKLAFLTMSLIAILLLILGYYQDPSLPLKGVKSGFDYFLRIFPILIVAFIIVGMIQVLIPQEFIIKWLGKESGLKGVFLGSIAGALTPGGPFVCFPIAASIYKSGAGTGTIVAFVTAWSLWSLTRLPYEITFIGLRFALIRIASTLLLPPLAGIIAQNFFSK
- a CDS encoding aldehyde ferredoxin oxidoreductase family protein, translating into MNKGFFGRILFIDLSRRKNRLIDLKDEDYKDYLGGSGIGAKLIYEIKKLSRDPFKPSNPLMLLPGLFTGTPVPGANRTSICTISPQTGLWTEATLGGYFGGEIKYAGYDGIFITGRAEKPVYLWIENDEVEICPAEHIWGRDTIEADELIRQETDDDAKVGCIGIAGEKMSKIANIIFEGFLGRAAGRSGTGSVMGSKNLKGIAIKGTRGIKVYNSDALREDILRFYSERLELFGEFKKYGTSGSVANLEYIGDTPIKSFLPGEWREGANKIDGRAIHSAYDVRDQACLSCPVYCTNLIDIKDSRYGSLSGHAPEYETLAALGALCMNDDIESILYANSLCNRYGLDTISAGVTIAMLIEGYEKSFITKRETDGLELRWGDPDIILKLIHKMGKREGMGRILADGVVDAAKRLGKKFHNLAVHVKGLEVPMHDPRPFISMGLNYAVAPRGADHMEGMSFSVDLGLSIPDIGFHGIPSDGLSTQNKALNNFKMHNLLTLYNALGICKFFVRSRLGPTLLNTWLKDITGWRFSNKRLLRLGERIFNLKRMINHRLGARKRDDWLPIRFFKVPRRENIPPISPADFKKMLDEYYQLREWTREGIPSKKKMKELGIKPVH